The stretch of DNA CGCGCGGATCCGCGAGCGCGCCCTGGATGCCGGCGTGACCGGCGTCGACGGCGCCCGCGCCGTGGATGTCGAGCGGGCCGCCGACGGCTCGGTCGCCGGCGTCGTCTTCGACACGGCGCAGGGCCGCCACACCATCGCGTGCCGGCGCCTCGTGATCGCCGACGGTGTCCGCTCCCCGCTCGGCCGGGTGCTCGGGCGCGAGTGGCACCGCGAGACCGCCTACGGCGTCGCGGGCCGCAGCTACGTGAAGTCGGGCCGCGGGGACGACCCGTGGATCTCCTCGCACCTCGAGCTGCGGGGCGAGACGGGCGAGCTGCTGCCCGGCTACGGGTGGATCTTCCCGCTCGGCGACGGCCGGGTGAACCTCGGCGTGGGCGCGCTCGCCACCGCGAAGCGCCCCGCGAAGATCCAGATCCGGCCGCTGATGGAGTACTACGCCACCTTGCGCCGCGAGGACTGGGACCTGGGCGCCGACCTCGAGCTGCCCACGTCGGCGCTGCTGCCGATGGGTGGCGCCGTGTCGGGTGTGTCCGGGCGCAACTGGATCGTCATCGGCGACGCCGCGGGCTGCGTGAACCCACTCAACGGCGAGGGCATCGACTACGGCCTGGAGACCGGCCGCATCGGCGCCGAGCTGCTGGCCACGGGCGACTCCCCCGAGGCCGCCTGGCCCGCGATGCTGACGGCCCACTACGGACCCTCATTCTCGATCGCGCGCCGCCTGGCCGGGCTGATCACCGTGCCGCACCTGCTGCCCACGGCCGGCCCGATCGGGATGCGCTCGCACACCCTGATGACGATCGCGCTGCGCGTGATGGGCAACCTCGTCACCGACGAGGACCGCGACCTCACGGCCCGGGTCTGGCGCTGGGCGGGCCGCCGCTCCATCCGCCTCGACGAGCGCCCGCCGTTCACCGCCTGACCTCCGTCGCGCCCGTTCCGAAAGTGGTGGGTGCAGGCCGGTAACCTCGCAGGGTGCTGAGGATCTCGACCGTCAACGTCAATGGCATCCGCGCCGCGTGGCGCAAGGGGATGAAGGAGTGGCTCGAGGGCCGCGACGCCGACATCATCACGCTGCAGGAGGTCCGCGCGCGCGACGCGATCGTGCACGAGATCCTCGAGGGCACCGGCTACCACGTGGTCCACACCGAGGCCGCCGCCAAGGGACGCTCGGGCGTCGCGGTGATCAGCCGCCTCGAGCCCACGAGCCACCGCATCGGCAACGGCGACGCGTTCTTCGACGACACCGGCCGCTGGATCGAGTCCGACCTCACGCTCCCCGACGGCTCCGTCCTCACCGTGGTGAGCGTCTACGTCCACTCCGGCGAGGCCGGCACGCCGCGCCAGGAGGAGAAGCTCCGCTTCCTCGACCAGATGACCAAGCGCATGGCCGAGCTCGGCGGCATGGACGGCCACGCGCTGATCACGGGCGACCTCAACGTCGGCCACACCGAGCTCGACATCCGCAACTGGAAGGGCAACGTCAAGAAGGCCGGGTTCCTGCCCGAGGAGCGTGCCTACTTCGACCAGTTCTTCGGCGACCTCGGCTGGTACGACGTGCACCGCCACCTGGCCGGGCCGGTCGACGGCCCGTACACCTGGTGGTCGATGCGCGGGCAGGCCTTCGACAACGACACGGGCTGGCGCATCGACTACCAGATCGCGACGCCCGAGCTGGCGCAGTCCGCTCGCGTGGCCACCGTGGATCGCGCCGCCAGCTGGGGCGAGCGGTGGTCCGACCACGCGCCGCTGACGATCGACTACGACCTCTGAACCGGACGGAATCGCCCCCGCACACAGGTGCGGGGGACGCGCCGTCCCCCCGGATGCACGCCCCCCGCTCGGCCCGCGGCGTCGCCGTGGGCACCACCCCGTGAGGTGGTTCTTCCTGACTATACCGGCGTAGTCGTTCCGGCGGGTGTAGCGCCACGGCGCGTTCATCCGACATTCACCGCTTCGAGTCGTCTTCGGAGCCTCCCGACGCCCGTCGCCGTGTCGTAGGGTGGTGGCAGTTGCACGACGTTGGACAGCAAAAGGATGCGGTTCCCTCCGGGGCGTGGTTCCTCTCGCGGTTGGATGTGCGTCGCGACCGTCGGGCGTGAAGAGCGCGTCCGACCATCGCCAGAAGGATCAAGAGGAGAAAGACCATGGCCACCGGTACCGTCAAGTGGTTCAACGCTGACAAGGGCTTCGGATTCATCGCCCCCGACGACGGCGGCGAGGACGTGTTCGCGCACTACTCGGCGATCCAGTCGGGCGGCTACCGCTCGCTGAACGAGAACCAGAAGGTCGAGTTCGACGTGGAGCAGGGCCAGAAGGGCCTCCAGGCCGCGAACATCCGGCCGCTCTGAGTCCACCCGGACCCGAACGCCAAGAACCCCACCACCGAGAGGTGGTGGGGTTCTTGCTGTCAGTGCCGGGAGGGAGCCGGACTCACAGGGCGGCGAACCGCCTCACCTGCTCGTGGCTCCGAAGTGGTCACGAGAGGTGACGAAGGACGATCCGGGCAGCCGCGCGGGTCGTAGACCCAGAGGCGCTGCATTCCCCATTGACGTCGGCGTGCCGAGTCGTCCCCCACCGACGACGATAACCACCGCGGGCCCGAAACGCCAGTGAAATCTCAGCCGGATATCGCGACACGCACGATCCGGTCGTCCGACCGGCCGGGCTGGCCGCGCCCGTCGGTGTTGGAGGTGCCCAGCCACAGCGTGCCGTCGGGCGCGGCGGCCACGGCGCGCAGTCGCCCGAGCTCGCGCGTGAAGAACGCGCGCGGCTCACCGGCGGACGTGCCCTCGATCGGGACCTGCCACAGCCGCTCCCCGCGGAGCGCCGCCACGAAGGCCCGGTCGCCGCTGATCGCGAGTCCTGCCGGCGACGCCTCCGAGGTGGGCCAGGTGACCTTCGGGCGGACGTAGCGGTCGTCGTCGCTGTCCCCCTCCACCATCGGCCAGCCGTAGTTGCCGCCCTTGACGATCCGGTTGAGCTCGTCCTGGCTGCGGTCGCCGAACTCGCTCGCCCACAGGCGCCCCGATGCGTCCCAGGCCAGGCCCTCGACGTTGCGGTGCCCGTAGGACCACACCTCGTTGCCGAACGGGTTCCCCTCGACCGGGCGCCCCTGGGTGTCGATGCGCAGGATCTTGCCGTTCAGCGAGGAGCGGTCCTGCGGGGTGGCGGTGTTCGCCGCGTCGCCGACCGCGACGAAGAGGCGGCCCCGGCGGTCGAACGTCAGCGCTCCGCCCTGGTGGTTGAACGCCTTCGCCAGGCCGGTGAGGATCGGCTCGGCGGCTCCGATGCGGTCGCCGTCGAACTCCAGGCGCACCACGCGGTTGTCGTCGGGCCCCGTGAGGTAGGCGTAGAGCGCCGACTCGTCGGGCGCCACGGCGAGCCCCTGCAGCCCGCCCTCGCCGCCGGGGGCCACGCCGGGGACGTCGCCCACCTTCGACACGTCGCCGTCGGCGGTGACCCGCACGATCGAGGCGTCGTCGCGCTGGGTGACCAGGGCCGACCCGTCGGCGAGGAAGACGATCGCCCACGGCACGTTGAGTCCTGAAGGATCGTGCCGTCGATCCGCGGGTCGATCGGCGTGGGGGCGGGCGGCGTGCTCGCCGTGGTGGGCGGGGGCTCGGAGGCCGTGGTGGTCGTGGTGGAGGGGCTGGGGCGGGGCTTCGGGTCGTCGCCGCTGCATCCGGCCAGCCACGCGGCACCCAGGGCCGCTCCCCCGACGATGACGCTCCGGCGATCCATGACCCGATCATGCCGCAAGCAGCGGACGTGCCCAACCATCGGAATGTCACAGTGGAGTTGGACGTTGAAGAAGCAGTAACCGACGAAAGGCCATCATGACCACGATCAACCTGACTGCCGACACGTTCCAGGACACCGTCACCGGTGAGGGCATCACCCTGGTGGACTGGTGGGCCGGCTGGTGCGGACCGTGCATGCAGTTCGCTCCGGTCTACGAGGCCGCCAGCGAGCGCCATCCCGACATCACCTTCGCCAAGATCGACACCGAGGCCGAGCAGGAGCTGTCCGCCGCGGTCCAGATCACCTCGATCCCCACGCTGATGGCGTTCCGCGACGGCGTGCTGCTGTACGCCCAGCCCGGCGCGCTGCCGGCGGAGGCGCTCGACCAGATCATCGGTCAGGTCCGCGACCTCGACATGGAGCAGGTGCGCCGCGAGATCGACGCGCAGGAGGCCCAGGCCCAGGCGCCCGAGGTTCCGGAGGCCTCGCAGAACTGAGACACTCGGGGCCATGAGCCGTGTGACGTGCCCCGTGGTGTCCGAGCGGATCATGACCGCCGAGGAGGCGGTCCGATTCATCCGTCCCGGCGACAACGTCGGGATGAGCGGATTCACCGGCGCGGGCTATCCCAAGGCCGTGCCCTCCGCGCTCGCCGCCCGCGCCCGGGCCGCGCACGACGCCGGCGAGGACTTCCGGATCGGCCTGTGGACCGGTGCCTCCACCGCTCCGCAGGCCGACGGCGTCCTGGCCGAGGCCCACGCGATCGCCAAGCGGCTCCCCTACAACTCCGACCCGCTGCTGCGCCGCCAGATCAACGCCGGCGAGGTCGACTACGTCGACGCCCACCTGAGCCACTCGGCCCAGCAGATGTGGTTCGGCTTCTACGGCCCGCTCGACGTCGCCGTCATCGAGGTGACGGCGATCCTGCCCGACGGACTCCTCGTCCCGGGCAGCTCCGTGGGCAACAACAAGACCTGGCTCGACCAGGCCGACCGGGTGATCCTCGAGGTCAACCACTGGCAGCCGCGCGAGCTCGAGGGCTTCCACGACATCTACGGCGGCACCGCGCTGCCGCCCCACCGCCGCCCGCTCACGCTCACCGAGCCGATGCAGCGGATCGGCGAGCCGTACCTGAAGGTCGACCCGGCGAAGGTGGTGGCCGTGGTCGAGACCCGCGAGCCCGACGCCGGTGCCGCGTTCTCCGCACCGGACGACGTCTCGCGCGCCATCGCCGACCACGCCCTGGAGTTCCTGCGTGGCGAGGTGGGTGCGGGCCGGATGCCTCCCGAGCTGCTGCCGCTCCAGTCGGGCGTGGGCAACGTCGCGAACGCGGTGCTGCAGGGCCTCGACGACAGCGAGTTCACGAGCCTCGTGGCGTACACCGAGGTGCTCCAGGACGGCATGCTGACGCTGCTCGACTCGGGCACCCTGCGGGCGGCGTCGACGGCCTCGTTCGGGCTGTCCCGTGAGGGGATGGAGCGGTTCCACGCCGGGATCGACGGCTACAAGGGCCGGATCCTCATGCGCAGCGAGGAGATCTCCAACCACCCCGAGGTCATCCGCCGGCTCGGCGTGATCGCCATGAACGGCATGATCGAGGCCGACATCTACGGCAACGTGAACTCGACCCACGTCATGGGCAGCGCGGTGATGAACGGCATCGGCGGCAGCGGCGACTTCGCGCGCAACGCCTACCTGAACTTCTTCCTGACGCCGTCGACGGCCAAGGGCGGGGCCATCTCGACGATCGTGCCCATGGTCAGCCACGTCGACCACACCGAGCATGACGTGCACGTCATCGTCACCGAGCACGGGCTAGCCGACCTGCGCGGCCTGTCCCCGCGGGCCAGGGCCGAGCAGATCATCGCCCACTGCGCCCACCCGGACTTCCGCCCGCAGCTGCGCGACTACCTCGAGCGCGCCCTCGCGGCCCGCCCCGACGCCCGGCACACCCCCCACCTGCTCGGCGAGGCCCTCTCGTGGCACCAGCGCTACCTGGACACGGGCCGCATGTGACCCGCCCCCTGCCCACTTGTGGAACGGAATGCACCTCTATCCGGCGGTCCGGCGTTGATCCCGCTCCAAAAGTCGGTCGGGTGGCGGGGCGGACCGGCCTGCTGATCGGCGCGCTGGCACTCGGCGCGTGCACGTCCCCCACTCCCGGAAGGACCGACTTGTCCGACGCCTCGCTGCCCACCGTCTCCGCCTCACCGAGCCCGAGCCCGGCTCCCCCGCCGGACTTCAGCGAGCTCGACCGGCTGGTCGACGCCAGTGCCTCGACCTGCACGCTGGTGCTGCGCGGCGACGAGGTCATCCACGAGCACCCGGCCGGGTCGCGGCACGCCACACGACGCGTCTACTCGATCACGAAGTCCGTGGTCGGCGTGCTCCTGGCGGTCGCCGCGGCCGACGGGGCGCTCGACCTCGACGACCCGGTGGCCCGCCACGCAGACGACTGGCCCGACGCGTCGCGCGACGTCACCGTGCGGCACCTCATGTCGATGACGTCGGGACGCGAGTGGTCCGAGGCGCTCGACCGGGCGATGATCGGCGCGAGCAACCAGACCGCCGCCGCCCTCGCCGTGGGACAGCAGGACCCGGCGGGCACCGCGTGGCGCTACGACAACCTGGCCAGCCAGGTGCTGTCGGCCGTGCTGGGGTCGACCGTCGGCGACGTCGAGGAGTTCGCGCGGGAGCGCCTCTTCGAACCACTGGGCCTGGCCGACACCAGTTGGAACCGCGACGCGGCGGGACGGCTCACGACGTACGCCGGGATCGTCTCGTCGTGCGCCGACCTCGCCCGGCTCGGCGTGATGATGCGCGACGGCGGGGTCTTCGACGGGCGCCGGATCCTGTCGCCCGAGGCGGTGTCCGAGCTGGTCACGACCTCGTCCGAGGGCAACGCCGCCTACGGGCTGCTGTGGTGGAACAACGCCGAGGGCCGTGTCGTCGAGGTGCGCCGCGCCGCCGGCTTCGACGTCGACCGCGAGCCGTTCCGGGGCCGGCTGGCGCCCTCGGTGCCCGCCGACGCCTTCTGGGCGCTCGGCTGGGGCAACCAGCTGCTCGCCGTGGTGCCGTCGCAGGACGTGGTCGCCGTCCGCCTCGGGCCGAAGCCCGCGGGACCCGACGACCTCACGTTCGACGGATTCACCGCCGCCGTGCTGGCCGGCTGGGACGTCAGGCAGCCGTGATGAAGGACCGCATGCCGACCGAGCCCATGTCGATCTCGGTGTTGAAGAAGCCGATCTCCTCGTCGGGCTCGAGCAGGCCCAGCGCCGCCACCATCGGGCGGTAGTGGTCGTCGGTCGGCACGGCGATCCGTGCGGCCGACCACGAGCGGTACGGGTCCACGAGCTTGGCGACGTCCCGCGTCGCGAGCGCATCGGCGGTCTGGGCGTCGAACTCCTCCGCCCAGTCCCACGCCGGGCCGCCGCCCCAGCGGACGCGGTTCAGCGCGTGCACGATGTTGCCGCTGCCGATGAAGACCACGCCGCGGCGGCGCAGGTCGCGCAGGCGCCCGAACAGCTCGTAGAGCTTCGGCAGGGGCATCGAGTAGTCGATGCTGATCTGCAGCACCGGCACCTGTGGCGCGGGCGCGAGGAACTTCAGCACGCTCCAGGTGCCGTGGTCGAGGCCCCACTGGCTGTCGAGACGCGCCTCGTACTCGACCAGGTGCTCGGCCAGGATGCGGGCGACCCGCTCGTCCCCGTGGGTCTCGTACTTCACCCGGTAGAGCTCGTCGGGGAAGCCGCCGAAGTCGTAGATGATCGGGTTGCGGGGCGCGTCGGTGATGTGCGTTCCACCGGGGGTGAGCCAGTGCGCGCTGATCACGACGATGGCCTGCGCGGCGGGCAGGCCGGCGCCCACGCGCTCCCACTCGCGGGTGAAGGTGTTGTCGGCGAGGGCGTTCATCGGGTTGCCGTGACCGACGAACAGCACCGGCATGCGCGGGCTGGGCACCAGGCGGTTCGTGAGGTCGGAGAGCGTGTGCGTGGGCACCGTCTCGGGACGCAGATTCATCGTCGACTCCTGTTAGTTAATGATTCAACTATACCACATGAGCAGCCGTTTGAAGGGGTGCGCGACAATGGAGGGATGGCCACGCCGACCGAGTTGCAGATCGCACTGCGGCACCCGGTCAGGTTCGTCCAGGACCCGGACGACCCGGCGCGATCGACGTTCGTCTTCGACACTCCGAGCGGTCCCGTGGAGGCCACCGCGAACGAGGCGGTGGGTCCGCTGAGCGGTGGGATCCGGGCCCTCACGGCCGACCCCAGCGTGCGCGCCTGGGCCACCCCCTCGATCATCGCCCTGCGCCTCATGGCCACCGGCACGCTCGCCTCCCCCGGCTCCTCGGAGATGCAGCAGATGCTCGACGCGGGCCGCGCCGTCGGCCCCACGCCCGCCGAGGGACAGGCATCGATCCGCGCGTTCCTGGCGGCGCTGGTCGCGGGCGCGCCCGCCGTGGCCACCACCCCCCAGCGGCGTCGCGAGACCGAGCAGCCGCGGCCCACGATCGAGCGGCCGAAGACCTTCTCCTACCGGCTCGACGTCACCCTCAGCGGGGACGCCGACGCCATGGCCGACCTCGAGCTGCACGTCCGGCCCCAGGCGATGAACCGCGCCTCGGTGCCCGCGACGACCGTGCTGACCCGCGACGACCACCACCTCGGCCCCGCGGCGCGGCCCGCCATGGTGGCGATGCTCGAGCGACTCGCCGTCAGCTGGCCGCCCGCCGCACAGCTCGCCCGCGAGGGCCGGGTCCGGGTGACGCCCGAGGAGCTGGGCGAGCTCGGCCAGGGCCAACCCCTCGTGTCCGCCCTCGCCAACCGCATCGACATCCAGTGGCCCGAGGGCCTGCGCCACGACGTGCGCGCCACCGGCGTCGTCAGCCGGGTCGACGCCGAGGAGCCGCGCCTCGAGCGCGAGCACGACCGGCCCCGCGCCTTCACCTCCGACCAGCTCTTCCGCTTCGACTGGAGCGTGTCGGTGGGCGGCGAGCACCTCACCCGCGCCGAGGTCGAGCAGCTCGCGGAGTCGCAGTCCGGCATGCTGCACCTGCGCGACCGCTGGGTCATGGTCGACCAGCAGCAGGTCGCCCGCGTGCTGGCCGGTCACGGCCGCACCCTCGATCCCGGCGAGGCCCTGCGTGCGGCCGTCACCGGAAGCCTCGAGATCGACGGGCTCGAGACCGAGGTCGACACCGTGGGCTGGCTCGAGGACGTCCGACGCCGCCTGTCCGAGCAGGACGCGGACATCACGCCGGCCTCCCAGCCCGAGTCGCTCGACGGGCAGCTGCGCGAGTACCAGCTGCGCGGCCTGCGCTGGATGAGCCAGCTGGTCGACCTCGGGCTCGGCGGGATCCTGGCCGACGACATGGGCCTGGGCAAGACGCTCATGCTCATCGCGCTGCACCTGCACCTGGACTCCCCCGAGCCCACCCTCGTGGTGTGCCCCGCCTCGGTCCTCGCCACGTGGGAGCGCGAGATCGCCCGCTTCGCCCCCGGCGTCCCGGTCTACCGCTACCACGGTCCCCGCCGCCACCTCGCCGACGCCAAGT from Aeromicrobium phoceense encodes:
- a CDS encoding geranylgeranyl reductase family protein, translating into MSLPTTTDVLVVGAGPAGSSAAAWTSRLGMDTVLADAATFPRDKTCGDGLTPRAIAELERLDLGDWVRGHTVNRGLRAAGFGQELLLPWPGGSLPDHGSAVPRTELDARIRERALDAGVTGVDGARAVDVERAADGSVAGVVFDTAQGRHTIACRRLVIADGVRSPLGRVLGREWHRETAYGVAGRSYVKSGRGDDPWISSHLELRGETGELLPGYGWIFPLGDGRVNLGVGALATAKRPAKIQIRPLMEYYATLRREDWDLGADLELPTSALLPMGGAVSGVSGRNWIVIGDAAGCVNPLNGEGIDYGLETGRIGAELLATGDSPEAAWPAMLTAHYGPSFSIARRLAGLITVPHLLPTAGPIGMRSHTLMTIALRVMGNLVTDEDRDLTARVWRWAGRRSIRLDERPPFTA
- a CDS encoding exodeoxyribonuclease III — its product is MLRISTVNVNGIRAAWRKGMKEWLEGRDADIITLQEVRARDAIVHEILEGTGYHVVHTEAAAKGRSGVAVISRLEPTSHRIGNGDAFFDDTGRWIESDLTLPDGSVLTVVSVYVHSGEAGTPRQEEKLRFLDQMTKRMAELGGMDGHALITGDLNVGHTELDIRNWKGNVKKAGFLPEERAYFDQFFGDLGWYDVHRHLAGPVDGPYTWWSMRGQAFDNDTGWRIDYQIATPELAQSARVATVDRAASWGERWSDHAPLTIDYDL
- the cspE gene encoding cold-shock protein; its protein translation is MATGTVKWFNADKGFGFIAPDDGGEDVFAHYSAIQSGGYRSLNENQKVEFDVEQGQKGLQAANIRPL
- a CDS encoding PQQ-dependent sugar dehydrogenase; translation: MPWAIVFLADGSALVTQRDDASIVRVTADGDVSKVGDVPGVAPGGEGGLQGLAVAPDESALYAYLTGPDDNRVVRLEFDGDRIGAAEPILTGLAKAFNHQGGALTFDRRGRLFVAVGDAANTATPQDRSSLNGKILRIDTQGRPVEGNPFGNEVWSYGHRNVEGLAWDASGRLWASEFGDRSQDELNRIVKGGNYGWPMVEGDSDDDRYVRPKVTWPTSEASPAGLAISGDRAFVAALRGERLWQVPIEGTSAGEPRAFFTRELGRLRAVAAAPDGTLWLGTSNTDGRGQPGRSDDRIVRVAISG
- a CDS encoding thioredoxin family protein produces the protein MMTTINLTADTFQDTVTGEGITLVDWWAGWCGPCMQFAPVYEAASERHPDITFAKIDTEAEQELSAAVQITSIPTLMAFRDGVLLYAQPGALPAEALDQIIGQVRDLDMEQVRREIDAQEAQAQAPEVPEASQN
- a CDS encoding acetyl-CoA hydrolase/transferase family protein, which produces MSRVTCPVVSERIMTAEEAVRFIRPGDNVGMSGFTGAGYPKAVPSALAARARAAHDAGEDFRIGLWTGASTAPQADGVLAEAHAIAKRLPYNSDPLLRRQINAGEVDYVDAHLSHSAQQMWFGFYGPLDVAVIEVTAILPDGLLVPGSSVGNNKTWLDQADRVILEVNHWQPRELEGFHDIYGGTALPPHRRPLTLTEPMQRIGEPYLKVDPAKVVAVVETREPDAGAAFSAPDDVSRAIADHALEFLRGEVGAGRMPPELLPLQSGVGNVANAVLQGLDDSEFTSLVAYTEVLQDGMLTLLDSGTLRAASTASFGLSREGMERFHAGIDGYKGRILMRSEEISNHPEVIRRLGVIAMNGMIEADIYGNVNSTHVMGSAVMNGIGGSGDFARNAYLNFFLTPSTAKGGAISTIVPMVSHVDHTEHDVHVIVTEHGLADLRGLSPRARAEQIIAHCAHPDFRPQLRDYLERALAARPDARHTPHLLGEALSWHQRYLDTGRM
- a CDS encoding serine hydrolase, which gives rise to MAGRTGLLIGALALGACTSPTPGRTDLSDASLPTVSASPSPSPAPPPDFSELDRLVDASASTCTLVLRGDEVIHEHPAGSRHATRRVYSITKSVVGVLLAVAAADGALDLDDPVARHADDWPDASRDVTVRHLMSMTSGREWSEALDRAMIGASNQTAAALAVGQQDPAGTAWRYDNLASQVLSAVLGSTVGDVEEFARERLFEPLGLADTSWNRDAAGRLTTYAGIVSSCADLARLGVMMRDGGVFDGRRILSPEAVSELVTTSSEGNAAYGLLWWNNAEGRVVEVRRAAGFDVDREPFRGRLAPSVPADAFWALGWGNQLLAVVPSQDVVAVRLGPKPAGPDDLTFDGFTAAVLAGWDVRQP
- a CDS encoding dioxygenase; translation: MNLRPETVPTHTLSDLTNRLVPSPRMPVLFVGHGNPMNALADNTFTREWERVGAGLPAAQAIVVISAHWLTPGGTHITDAPRNPIIYDFGGFPDELYRVKYETHGDERVARILAEHLVEYEARLDSQWGLDHGTWSVLKFLAPAPQVPVLQISIDYSMPLPKLYELFGRLRDLRRRGVVFIGSGNIVHALNRVRWGGGPAWDWAEEFDAQTADALATRDVAKLVDPYRSWSAARIAVPTDDHYRPMVAALGLLEPDEEIGFFNTEIDMGSVGMRSFITAA
- a CDS encoding DEAD/DEAH box helicase — translated: MATPTELQIALRHPVRFVQDPDDPARSTFVFDTPSGPVEATANEAVGPLSGGIRALTADPSVRAWATPSIIALRLMATGTLASPGSSEMQQMLDAGRAVGPTPAEGQASIRAFLAALVAGAPAVATTPQRRRETEQPRPTIERPKTFSYRLDVTLSGDADAMADLELHVRPQAMNRASVPATTVLTRDDHHLGPAARPAMVAMLERLAVSWPPAAQLAREGRVRVTPEELGELGQGQPLVSALANRIDIQWPEGLRHDVRATGVVSRVDAEEPRLEREHDRPRAFTSDQLFRFDWSVSVGGEHLTRAEVEQLAESQSGMLHLRDRWVMVDQQQVARVLAGHGRTLDPGEALRAAVTGSLEIDGLETEVDTVGWLEDVRRRLSEQDADITPASQPESLDGQLREYQLRGLRWMSQLVDLGLGGILADDMGLGKTLMLIALHLHLDSPEPTLVVCPASVLATWEREIARFAPGVPVYRYHGPRRHLADAKSGFVVTTYATMRSSVEELRRHRWNLVVADEAQHVKNPGSGAAQALRRIDSEARMALTGTPVENHLGELWALLDWTTPGLLGTREQFRREWSRQIERDHDTDRAAGLSQLIRPFVLRRRKTDPGIAPELPPKIETDHRVPLTREQVGLYEAVVQRTMSEIADSTGIRRRGLVVKLLTQLKQICNHPAQFLHEPEARLTGRSGKLETFDELVEEIVDEGGAALVFTQYAQMGRLLARRLGERKVRHDFLHGGTPVSRREQMVSAFQDGETDVFVLSLKAAGTGLNLTRADHVVHYDRWWNPAVEDQATDRAHRIGQTKNVQVHRLVAEGTIEESIAELISAKRALADAVVNAGEAALTELTDSELEVLVQLRH